Proteins encoded in a region of the Massilia sp. UMI-21 genome:
- a CDS encoding antiactivator of flagellar biosynthesis FleN protein has protein sequence MASFDFDQAEGLRRMLQGPRPRIVTFLSATPEDDKGAMLVNLGASLAQLGNEVLIVDACQRDYGVARRLGLSRAAALTNVARQECGLNQVLHGVPQGFSVASLGCPHDSTDARRLAKTFDVLVKQAGIVMVDGELGPDGEFPLPLMASSEIVVQVSTSAASITNAYALIKRLAQQLGRRPFGILVTGATEAEARLVYDNMSAVATRYLAVSLSSMGSVPADEYLHRAARLGRAVVDAFPLAGASVAFRRLAGQFALHAMSGLGRG, from the coding sequence TTGGCTAGTTTCGATTTCGACCAGGCCGAAGGCCTGCGCCGGATGCTGCAGGGCCCGCGCCCGCGCATCGTCACTTTTCTGTCCGCCACCCCTGAAGACGACAAGGGCGCCATGCTGGTCAACCTGGGCGCCTCGCTGGCCCAGCTGGGCAACGAGGTCCTGATCGTCGACGCCTGCCAGCGCGACTACGGCGTGGCGCGCCGCCTCGGCCTGAGCCGCGCCGCCGCGCTGACCAACGTGGCGCGCCAGGAGTGCGGCCTGAACCAGGTGCTGCACGGGGTGCCGCAGGGCTTCTCGGTGGCCAGCCTGGGCTGCCCGCACGACAGTACCGACGCGCGCCGCCTGGCCAAGACCTTCGACGTGCTGGTCAAGCAGGCCGGCATCGTGATGGTCGACGGCGAACTGGGCCCGGACGGCGAGTTTCCGCTTCCCTTGATGGCCAGTTCCGAGATCGTGGTGCAGGTGTCTACCTCCGCCGCCTCGATCACCAATGCCTATGCGCTGATCAAGCGCCTGGCCCAGCAGCTGGGCCGGCGTCCCTTCGGCATCCTGGTCACCGGCGCGACCGAGGCCGAGGCCCGGCTTGTATACGATAATATGTCTGCTGTGGCAACACGCTACCTGGCGGTCAGCCTCAGCTCGATGGGTTCGGTGCCGGCCGACGAATACCTGCACCGGGCCGCGCGCCTGGGCCGTGCGGTGGTCGATGCCTTCCCGCTGGCGGGCGCCTCGGTGGCCTTCCGCCGCCTGGCCGGCCAGTTCGCGCTGCACGCGATGTCGGGCCTGGGCAGGGGGTAA
- the flhF gene encoding flagellar biosynthesis protein FlhF: MNVKKFTAATSRDALRKVREALGPDAVILSNRPVDGVVEILALDNDDVAALAAPGIEEPQAPGFRAFDNDFDPEPVFARAPVAEREAAPRQPAPRAAAPQLDPFAGQAYVERRAAPAVDADIPPTYVNRRAPAQEPAIDMAAMTQMMSAAIAQAKESAAHEMSGMMNEIRAMRGLMETQLAELSWNATAQREPQKAAVLREMLAAGFSATLARYLIDKMPATKDAGEALRWIKTVLARNLTTIANEDDLLNRGGVFALVGPTGVGKTTTTAKLAARCVMRHGPDKLALITTDAYRIGGHEQLRIYGKILGVMVHSVKDEADLRIALKELKNKHTVLIDTIGMSQRDQMVTEQVAMLAGAGADVKRLLCLNATATNETLNEVVRAYQGSGLAGCIMTKLDEAASIGNVLDVVIRQKLNLHYISNGQRVPEDLHLADRAMLVDRAFRNNRNAGAQFGDADLPLMMAAAAKGYANERGLCEVQLG, encoded by the coding sequence ATGAACGTCAAGAAATTTACAGCGGCTACTTCCCGTGACGCCTTGCGGAAGGTGCGCGAGGCGCTCGGCCCGGACGCGGTCATCCTTTCCAACCGCCCGGTCGACGGCGTGGTCGAGATCCTGGCGCTGGACAACGACGACGTCGCCGCGCTGGCCGCGCCCGGCATCGAAGAGCCGCAGGCGCCGGGCTTCCGGGCTTTCGACAACGATTTCGACCCGGAACCGGTCTTCGCCCGTGCCCCGGTCGCCGAGCGCGAAGCTGCGCCGCGTCAGCCGGCGCCACGCGCCGCCGCGCCGCAGCTCGACCCCTTCGCCGGCCAGGCCTATGTCGAGCGCCGCGCCGCGCCGGCCGTCGACGCCGACATCCCGCCGACCTACGTCAACCGCCGCGCCCCGGCGCAAGAACCGGCGATCGACATGGCCGCCATGACCCAGATGATGAGCGCCGCCATCGCCCAGGCCAAGGAATCGGCCGCGCACGAGATGAGCGGCATGATGAACGAGATCCGCGCCATGCGCGGCCTGATGGAAACCCAGCTGGCCGAACTGTCCTGGAACGCCACCGCCCAGCGCGAGCCGCAGAAGGCCGCCGTGCTGCGCGAGATGCTCGCTGCCGGCTTCTCGGCCACGCTGGCGCGCTACCTGATCGACAAGATGCCGGCAACCAAGGATGCCGGCGAAGCCCTGCGCTGGATCAAGACCGTGCTGGCCCGTAACCTCACCACCATCGCCAACGAAGACGATCTCTTGAACCGCGGCGGCGTGTTCGCCCTGGTCGGCCCGACCGGCGTCGGCAAGACCACCACCACCGCCAAGCTGGCCGCGCGCTGCGTGATGCGCCACGGCCCGGACAAGCTGGCCCTGATCACCACCGACGCCTATCGTATCGGCGGCCACGAGCAGCTGCGCATCTACGGCAAGATCCTGGGCGTGATGGTGCACTCGGTGAAGGACGAGGCCGACCTGCGCATCGCCCTGAAAGAGCTCAAGAACAAGCACACCGTGCTGATCGACACCATCGGCATGTCGCAGCGCGACCAGATGGTGACCGAGCAGGTGGCCATGCTGGCCGGCGCCGGCGCGGACGTGAAACGCCTGCTGTGCCTGAACGCGACCGCCACCAACGAGACCCTGAACGAAGTGGTGCGCGCCTACCAGGGCTCTGGCCTGGCCGGCTGCATCATGACCAAGCTCGACGAGGCCGCCTCGATCGGCAACGTGCTCGACGTCGTCATCCGCCAGAAGCTGAACCTGCACTACATCTCGAACGGCCAGCGCGTGCCGGAAGACCTGCACCTGGCCGACCGCGCCATGCTGGTGGACCGCGCCTTCCGCAACAACCGCAATGCCGGCGCCCAGTTCGGCGACGCCGACCTGCCGCTGATGATGGCAGCCGCCGCCAAGGGTTACGCAAACGAGCGCGGCCTGTGCGAGGTGCAGCTTGGCTAG
- a CDS encoding RNA polymerase sigma factor FliA: protein MYTVKGKTDKNHLLTEHMPLVKRLAHHMKAKLPPSVEVDDLVQAGMIGLLDAINRYEDNHGAQFETYAVLRIRGAMLDELRNSDWMPRSTRQNMRKVEAAMEALQQRLGRPASESEIAKSLKMSLADYQDMLGDGGGHQLLYYEDFHDEEGGSDGFLDRYAVDDSDPLRSLLDTGFRQAVIDAIDNLPPREKMLMGLYYEEELNLKEIGAVMGVSESRVSQLHTQAVSRLRASLKEQLWTGQA from the coding sequence ATGTACACGGTCAAAGGGAAAACGGACAAGAACCATTTGCTGACGGAGCACATGCCGTTGGTGAAGCGTCTTGCCCACCACATGAAGGCCAAGCTGCCGCCTTCGGTGGAAGTCGATGACCTGGTCCAGGCCGGCATGATCGGCCTGCTCGACGCGATCAACCGCTACGAGGACAACCACGGCGCGCAGTTCGAGACCTACGCGGTGCTGCGCATCCGCGGCGCCATGCTCGACGAGCTGCGCAACAGCGACTGGATGCCGCGCAGCACGCGCCAGAACATGCGCAAGGTCGAAGCCGCGATGGAGGCGCTGCAGCAGCGCCTGGGCCGTCCGGCCAGCGAGTCCGAAATCGCCAAGTCGCTCAAGATGTCGCTCGCCGACTACCAGGACATGCTGGGTGACGGCGGCGGCCACCAGCTGCTCTACTACGAGGATTTCCATGACGAGGAGGGCGGCAGCGACGGCTTCCTCGACCGCTATGCGGTGGACGACAGCGATCCGCTGCGCAGCCTGCTCGACACGGGCTTCCGCCAGGCCGTCATCGACGCCATCGACAATCTGCCGCCGCGCGAGAAGATGCTGATGGGCCTCTACTACGAAGAAGAACTCAATCTGAAGGAAATCGGCGCCGTCATGGGCGTGAGCGAATCGCGGGTGTCGCAACTGCACACCCAGGCGGTGTCGCGCCTGCGCGCCAGCCTCAAGGAGCAGCTGTGGACTGGGCAAGCGTAG